GAACTCGAGGTACCGAAGAACGACCCGCGCGACGTCGCGCGCCAAATCGTCGACGGCATCCGGGACGGAGAGACCGAGGTCCTCGCGGACGACTACACCCGTCAGGCCAAGGCTGCGCTGTCGGGCCCGGCCCAGTTGGTCGGCGCGCACTGAGGTACCGCTTTGGGGGCCGGTGCGATGCCGGCCCCCATCGGCGTGCGCGACGTGTTTGGATTGGCATATGTCCGACACGGATCCCGAAGGCATTGTCAGCGCCACGCGCGTCATCTCGGCCAGCGCCGAGCGCATCTTCGAACTGATCGCCGAGCCGTCCAGCCAGCCCAGCTGGGACGGCAACAACAACCTCGCCTCGTCGGCTCCCGGGCAGCGCATCCACGGGGTCGGCGATGTGTTCAAGATGACGCTGACCAACGGTGCCGTGCGGGAGAACCACGTCGTGGAATTCATCGAAGGCACCAAGATCGCCTGGCAGCCAGCGGAGCCCGGAAAGCGGCCGCCCGGCCACCTGTGGCGCTGGGAGCTCAACGAGATCAACTCGACGCTGACGACGGTTACCCACACCTACGACTTCACGATGCTGACCGACGCGACCCGGCTGGTCAAGGCGCGTTCGACGACGGCCGAGATGCTGCGCGAGTCGATGGACAAGCTCGCGACGCTCGCCCAGCGCTACGAGTAATAGCTCGCTATGCCCCTCCCACCACAAGGAAGCGATCGCGCCGCCCTCGTCACGGGCGCATCCTCGGGCATCGGCGAACAGTTCGCCGGCATACTGGCGCGGCGCGGTTATCAGGTCGTGTTGGTGGCCCGCAGCGCCGACCGCCTTGACGACCTCGCCGAACGCCTGGGGCCGAACGCGCACCCGGTGCCCGCCGATCTGTCCGATCGATCCGCGCGGGCGGGTCTGCCGGACCGGATCGCCGGCCTGGGCCTGACGCCGGACATCCTGATCAATAACGCGGGATTGTCGACACTAGGACTCGTCGCGAAATCGGTTCCCGAGCAAGAGGTTAACCTCGTCGAGGTTGATGTGGCCGCCGTTGTCGATCTATGCAGCAGATTTCTGCCCGGCATGGTCGAGCGCGGTCGAGGCGCCGTGCTGAATGTTTCGTCGGTGGCCGGATTCGGGCCGCTGCCGGGCCAGGCGGCGTATGGCGCCGCCAAGGCGTTCGTGTTGTCCTACACCCACAGCCTGCGCGGTGAACTGCGTGGCACCGGCGTGACGGCGACCGCGCTGTGCCCGGGGCCGGTGGACACCGGCTTCGGTGAAGCCGCGGGCTTCGACAAGGAAGAAGCCGAAGCGGCCCTGCCGCGGATCATGTGGATTCCCGCCGACAAGGTCGCGCTGGCCGGGATCGACGGGCTCGCCGCCGGCAAGGCCGTCGTCGTCCCCGGTCGCGTCAACCGGATCGCTTCGGCGTTTTTCCGAATCGCGCCACCCGAGTCATTGTTGCCGCTGCTCACCCGCGGTCACCCGGCTTTCAAACACGACTGAGCGTCAACCGTTTTTGGCACGAACCCACTGGAACGTGCCGATGCTCTTGACGCGCACGCTGACGAAGCCGTGGTCTTCCAGGATGTCGCCGATTTCGTCTTCGCCGAACAGATGCGCCCCGATGTTCGGCACCAGCTGCCAAAGCCGCGCGGCACGCCCCGCGGTCGGAACCATGACGGCCAGCCGGCCGCCGGGCCGCAGCACCCGTGCTATTTCGGCGAGCGCGGCCGCCGGATTCGGAACCAATTGCAGCACCGCCATCGAAACCGCCGCGTCGACGGTGTTGTCGCGCAGCGGAAGTCGTTGTGCGTCAGCCCTTATGAAGCCGACATGCGGGCCCGCCTCGTTGCGCACGGCGCGGGTCAGCATCGCCTCGGAAATGTCCACGCCCAAGGCCAGTCCGTCCTTGCCCGCTGCGCGCGCCAGCGACGCGGTGACGGTGCCCGGACCCGAACCCACGTCCAGCACCGTCCCGCCCGGCGGTATGTCCAGCCAGTCGGCGGGATGTTGTAACGCCGCGATCAGCCGGCGCGAGAAAGCCTGGGCGTGGTCGTAAAGCATCGAGCCGATCGGCGATGCCCACGCGGCCTGGATCGGGCCGGTGTTCTTCGGGACGTCCGCTGGTTCGACTCCGAGCAGATCGAGATAGCCGTTGCTCGCGTCCGGATTCGCCGGCGGATCGGTAAGCAGGTCCAGTGCTCGCCGCAACGCGGGAGGAAGCGAGACGTGCACGTCGGTCATCCGTACTCCTTCGATCAAATACCAAGCCGTACACCGAAATCCGGGAGCCGCGGCGTTGACGGTCCCCAATGCAGCCTACGCGTGGCCGTCGGGCGTCTCGACCCGCCGAGCAGGTGGCCTTTCGTCAACGCTTGACGACCGCGTGCTCGCTCACCAGGGCGTACAACCGCCACTGGCCCGGCACGCCTTTGAGTGCGCTCTCACCGCGGTCCGCGAACCTGTGCCGCGAGCCGGTGACGATGTCGCGCAGCGTGGACGACACCAAAACCTCGCTGGGGCCGGCCAGCGCGGCGACCCGGGCGCCGATGTGCACGGCCATCCCGGCGATGTCTTTCACGGCGCCGCCGCGCACCTCCACTTCACCCGCGTGGATTCCGGCCCGTACCTCGATTCCCAGCACGCGGACCGCGTCGACGATGGCGTCCGCGCACGCGATCGCCGCGCTCGGGCTGCTGAACGTCGCGACGAATCCGTCTCCGGCCGTGTTGACTTCGCGGCCCGAGAACCGCAGCAGCTCGTGACGCACGATGGTGTCGTGATTGTCGAGCAGATCGCGCCAGCGGTCGTCGCCGAGCAGGGCGGCCCGCTCGGTCGAGCTGACAATGTCGGTGAACAGGATCGTGGTCAGCAACCGCTCCGCATCCGACCCGCCGCGCACTCCGGTGATGAATTCTTCGATCTCGTCGACCATCGGCGCGGTGTCACCCACCCAGTACAGTGCGTCTTCGCCCGGAAGTTCGACGAGGCGCGAGCCGGCGATGTGCTCGGCAAGGTAATGGGCGTGCCCGATCGGGCTGAACTCCGGATTGTCTCGGTGCAGGATCAACGTCGGTGCGCTGACGCGGGGCAGTGCGTCGCGCACGTCGGAGTGCCGGATGGTCGTGATGAACAGGCGAGCCATGCTGGGTGACGCGGCTCGGTTGCCCGCGTGGTCCCACCACGCGCGGAACGCGTCGTCGCCGGCGACGGACGGAGCGATGATCCCGAGCATGTCGAAGCCCTGCTCGACGGCATCCGGTTCGACGCCGACCGTCGTGTACGGTTCCGCGGCGGTCTCGTCGCTGCCGATCGGGTAGTCGGGACCCCGAAGCGTCCTTGCCGCACCGTTGAAGATCACCAGATTGTTCACTCGCTCGGGGAAATCGGCGGCGAGCACCAGGCCGGCCAAAGACGTGAAACCGGGCGCGAATACCGTCGCGCGCTCGCACCCGACCGCGTCCATTACAGCGATCGCGTCCTGGGCCCAGGACCTCGGCCCGATCATGTCCAGCGAAGGTAGCCGCGACGACAGGCCGATCCCGCGTTGGTCGAACCGGATCACCCGGCAGAAGGACGCCAGCCGACGGTGAAAGCGGTACATCGACGGCTCGCTGTCGACACAGTCGATCGGAATGAGTGGACCGGGCAGCACCAGCAAGTCGATCGGGCCATCGCCGAAGACCTGATAGGCGATGTCGATTTCGCCGCAGCTGGCGTACCGGGTCCGCGGAACCGGCGCCACGGCTCCAGGCTAATCCAGGTCACCGGCAGGCCACACGCCCCGCTAGCGGCCGATGATCGGGACCAGGTAGCGGGCGGCGTACTCGCGGACGGCGGCGTGGTCCGAGACGTCGAGCCGGTCGGTGGGGAAAACGATGATGCCCAGCGCTACCCGCAGCAACACGTCGGCGATGTTGGCCAGGTCGGCCTCGGCAATGTCGGCCCCGCACCGGCGCAGGGTGTGGGCGATCCCATCGGCGAATTGGCCGATCGGGAAGACATGGGACCGGGAGAACAGCCCGAACAGCTCGGGTTCGCTCTCGACGATGCGGGAGTACAGCGGCGAGTCCTGAACCAGGCGCACTCCGAGCGTGAACGCCTCGATCACCGCTTCCTGCGGATTACAGCCGGCGGTGGCCCGATCCAACGTCGAGAAGAAGAGCTCGGCCTCGCGGCGCACCACCCGTTCCACCAGGTCATCCTTCGTGGGGAAGCGCCGGTAGATGGTGCTGCGGCTGACCCCGGCCCGGGCGGCGACGTCTTCGACGTTTGCTCGACGCACGCCGTAGGTCTCGAAGACCGCTCGTGCAGTGTCCAGGATGGTGCGGTCGATATCGGCGACCTCGTCAAGATCGGCGTCAAGGCTCTGCACGGATCACGACCCCCAACGGCAATCTCGGCGCACGAATGTTAACTTGGAACAAAGATACACTTTTGTGTCAGTGCTTCACGACGAGTATGTGGTGCCGCGGGGGAGGTGGGCATGACCGCCCAGAATGACCAGTTGGCCGGCCCGACGGCCGGCGCCCGTTTCGATGCCGGCGTTCGGGAGGCGGTCCCTGTCTTGGTTGAGGGACCGCTTGACGAGCCGGTTGACGACGAGGCCGCGCTGCGGCTGGGACCCGATTCGCTGATCTGGAAGTTCTACGGCGATCACCGCACACAATTCTTCGGATTCCAGCGCGTCGCCGGAGTCGAGAACTGCATCGAGCAGCTCGCCCAGGGAGTACTCGATCACTCGGTGATCTTCAGCGACACGTTGGGCCGGGCCAAGCGAACCGCCCCGCCGTTGATGAAGACCGTCTACTCCGACGACCCGCACGAGTGGGGTCGCAAGGTGCGCGACTTCCACAAGCCGATCAAGGGCACCATCAGCGACGGCTCGCGGTATCACGCGCTGAATCCGGAGTTGTTCTATTGGGCGCACGCCACTTTCGTCGACCAGGTCATCTACAACACCGACATGTTCATCCGGCGGCTGTCGGATGCGGAGAAGGAACAGATCTTCGACGAAGGCAAGGTCTGGTACAGCCTCTACGGGGTCAGCGGACGCGGCCAGCCCGACACCTATGCCGACTTCGTCACCTATTGGGACGACATGCTCGAGCGGTTCGTGCCGCACAAGACCGTCCTGTATGGCACCGGCTACATCCGAAAGGGGATCCCGGGGCCGCGCTGGATCCCCAAGGGAATCTGGAAGATCTTGTCCGCGCCGTTGAACGCCTACACCCGTCTAGTGCTGGTCGGAACCATGCCGCCGCAGATGCGCGACGTATGCCAGATGGAGTGGGATGCCAAGAAGGAGAAGCGATTTCAGCGCTTCGCGGCCATCGTGCGGGCGTTGAACCCGGTGTTCAATCGGTTGCCGCTCTGGTTCCTCTACACGCCGTGGGCGGCGTCGGCATGGCGCCGGGCCGGTGTTGACCCGCGCCGGCTCCACAACCGCGCGGCCTAGCTGATCCGCATTAGCCGTTCGGCATTGCCGTGGGCGATTTTCTCGCGGTCGGCGGGGGGCGGCGTCGTCTGGTCGAATCGCCGGACGGCTTCGTAGGAGGGTCCTGACCGTTCCGGCTCGGCTGGTGCGCAATTTGTCGACTCGAGTCGTCTCCGGGCTCTCGACGCTCCCCGCGAGCCGGGTGACGTGCAGTTTTACCTGATCTGGCATCCGCGCGTCGACGGCGGGCAGCGAAGCCCGTCGCCGATTCCTGAGTGCGTGTCGGCGGCTCGGGTGGAAACGGGTGGTTACGTCGAGGCGTATCGGGGCATTACGCTACGTCGGTCCGAGCGGGAGGAGCGTAGCGATGCAAATGACGGGCAATACCGTGCTGGTCACCGGTGGCGGCACCGGAATCGGCCGCGGTTTGGCGGAGTCGTTGCACCGGCTCGGCAACCAGGTGGTGATTGCCGGCCGTCGCCGTGAGCTGTTGCAGGCCGTCGTCGAGGCCAACCCCGGCATCGCCTGTCTGCCGCTGGATCAATCCGACGCGGCCGACGTCAGACGGTTCGCCGTCGAGCTGACGGACCGCTATCCGGAGCTCAACGTCGTGGTCAACAACGCCGGTACCCAGCGCGTCGAAGACCTCGTCGCCAGCAACGTCGGCCTGGCGGAGCAGAGCATCGCCATCAACCTGCTGGGCCCGATCCGGCTCATCTCGGCATTGCTGCCGGCGTTGTTGCGCAAGCCCCGCGCGGCGATCCTCAACGTGACGTCCGGCCTGGCATTCATGCCCAGCGCGCTCACCCCGACCTATTGCGCTTCCAAGGCCGCCCTGCACTCTTACACCCAGTCGCTGCGCTTCCAACTCCGTGACACCGCGATCCAGGTGATCGAAGTCATCCCGCCCCACGTGCAAACCGCGCTGCAGGGGGGCGAGCGTGGATTCGACCCGAGGGCGATGCCACTGGACGAGTATGTCGCCGAGACGATGGCGCTGTTGGAGTCGCAGCCCCAGGCCGAGGAGATCGTGGTGGAGCGCGTCAAGAATTTCCGGTTCGCCGAACGCGACGGCACCTATCACGACATCTATCCCGCCTTCAACGAGGCGATCACGGCCTGGCTGCGGGGCGCGGGCAAGTGAAACCCTTGCGATAACCGAGAATTCGTCACGGCATGGGCTAACGTTCA
The DNA window shown above is from Mycobacterium sp. Aquia_216 and carries:
- a CDS encoding SRPBCC family protein; protein product: MSDTDPEGIVSATRVISASAERIFELIAEPSSQPSWDGNNNLASSAPGQRIHGVGDVFKMTLTNGAVRENHVVEFIEGTKIAWQPAEPGKRPPGHLWRWELNEINSTLTTVTHTYDFTMLTDATRLVKARSTTAEMLRESMDKLATLAQRYE
- a CDS encoding SDR family NAD(P)-dependent oxidoreductase encodes the protein MPLPPQGSDRAALVTGASSGIGEQFAGILARRGYQVVLVARSADRLDDLAERLGPNAHPVPADLSDRSARAGLPDRIAGLGLTPDILINNAGLSTLGLVAKSVPEQEVNLVEVDVAAVVDLCSRFLPGMVERGRGAVLNVSSVAGFGPLPGQAAYGAAKAFVLSYTHSLRGELRGTGVTATALCPGPVDTGFGEAAGFDKEEAEAALPRIMWIPADKVALAGIDGLAAGKAVVVPGRVNRIASAFFRIAPPESLLPLLTRGHPAFKHD
- a CDS encoding class I SAM-dependent methyltransferase; protein product: MTDVHVSLPPALRRALDLLTDPPANPDASNGYLDLLGVEPADVPKNTGPIQAAWASPIGSMLYDHAQAFSRRLIAALQHPADWLDIPPGGTVLDVGSGPGTVTASLARAAGKDGLALGVDISEAMLTRAVRNEAGPHVGFIRADAQRLPLRDNTVDAAVSMAVLQLVPNPAAALAEIARVLRPGGRLAVMVPTAGRAARLWQLVPNIGAHLFGEDEIGDILEDHGFVSVRVKSIGTFQWVRAKNG
- a CDS encoding adenylate/guanylate cyclase domain-containing protein, which translates into the protein MAPVPRTRYASCGEIDIAYQVFGDGPIDLLVLPGPLIPIDCVDSEPSMYRFHRRLASFCRVIRFDQRGIGLSSRLPSLDMIGPRSWAQDAIAVMDAVGCERATVFAPGFTSLAGLVLAADFPERVNNLVIFNGAARTLRGPDYPIGSDETAAEPYTTVGVEPDAVEQGFDMLGIIAPSVAGDDAFRAWWDHAGNRAASPSMARLFITTIRHSDVRDALPRVSAPTLILHRDNPEFSPIGHAHYLAEHIAGSRLVELPGEDALYWVGDTAPMVDEIEEFITGVRGGSDAERLLTTILFTDIVSSTERAALLGDDRWRDLLDNHDTIVRHELLRFSGREVNTAGDGFVATFSSPSAAIACADAIVDAVRVLGIEVRAGIHAGEVEVRGGAVKDIAGMAVHIGARVAALAGPSEVLVSSTLRDIVTGSRHRFADRGESALKGVPGQWRLYALVSEHAVVKR
- a CDS encoding TetR/AcrR family transcriptional regulator, with amino-acid sequence MQSLDADLDEVADIDRTILDTARAVFETYGVRRANVEDVAARAGVSRSTIYRRFPTKDDLVERVVRREAELFFSTLDRATAGCNPQEAVIEAFTLGVRLVQDSPLYSRIVESEPELFGLFSRSHVFPIGQFADGIAHTLRRCGADIAEADLANIADVLLRVALGIIVFPTDRLDVSDHAAVREYAARYLVPIIGR
- a CDS encoding oxygenase MpaB family protein, with the protein product MTAQNDQLAGPTAGARFDAGVREAVPVLVEGPLDEPVDDEAALRLGPDSLIWKFYGDHRTQFFGFQRVAGVENCIEQLAQGVLDHSVIFSDTLGRAKRTAPPLMKTVYSDDPHEWGRKVRDFHKPIKGTISDGSRYHALNPELFYWAHATFVDQVIYNTDMFIRRLSDAEKEQIFDEGKVWYSLYGVSGRGQPDTYADFVTYWDDMLERFVPHKTVLYGTGYIRKGIPGPRWIPKGIWKILSAPLNAYTRLVLVGTMPPQMRDVCQMEWDAKKEKRFQRFAAIVRALNPVFNRLPLWFLYTPWAASAWRRAGVDPRRLHNRAA
- a CDS encoding SDR family oxidoreductase, producing MQMTGNTVLVTGGGTGIGRGLAESLHRLGNQVVIAGRRRELLQAVVEANPGIACLPLDQSDAADVRRFAVELTDRYPELNVVVNNAGTQRVEDLVASNVGLAEQSIAINLLGPIRLISALLPALLRKPRAAILNVTSGLAFMPSALTPTYCASKAALHSYTQSLRFQLRDTAIQVIEVIPPHVQTALQGGERGFDPRAMPLDEYVAETMALLESQPQAEEIVVERVKNFRFAERDGTYHDIYPAFNEAITAWLRGAGK